From the Hevea brasiliensis isolate MT/VB/25A 57/8 chromosome 15, ASM3005281v1, whole genome shotgun sequence genome, one window contains:
- the LOC110671674 gene encoding oligopeptide transporter 1-like, with protein MKSSMGDADALPQSRFPENTHSSIEITVDDEEVNDNPIEQVRLTVPITDDPSQPVLTFRTWVLGLASCVLLAFVNQFFGYRTNQLGVGSVSAQIVTLPIGKFMAAVLPNKQIKIPLTRWSFSLNPGPFNLKEHVLITILASTGAAGVYAVSIITSVKAFYRRPLHPLAAMLLVQTTQLLGYGWAGIFRKFLVDSPYMWWPENLVQVSLFRALHEKEKRSKGGLTRLQFFLIVFMSSFAYYVLPGYLMPSLSAISFVCWIWKDSITAQQIGSGLNGLGIGSFGLDWSTVASFLGSPLAVPFFAIANTLAGYFLVMYILVPIFYWTNTYDGKKFPIYSSHTFDSAGQTYNISRILNHKTFDIDMDAYTNYSKLHLSVLFAFAYGLSFAALTSTITHVVLFEGKNIWLMWKKTTSAVKDKYTDIHTRLMKKNYEEVPQWWFIAILVVTVALSLLAVEGFNRQLQLPWWGLLLACGIALVFTLPIGIVQATTNMQMGLNVITEFIIGYAYPGKPLANVTFKTYGYISMAQALYFVQDFKLGHYMKIPPKSMFLVQFVGTIVASTVYFGTAWWLLTTVENICIPELLPDGSPWTCPGDDVFYNASIIWGVIGPLRMFGKLGLYSNMSWLFLVGLLAPVPVWLLSLKYPEKKWIRLIHMPIFLSATAGMPPARAVHYLTWGAVGIFFNFYVYRRYKAWWARHNYILSAALSAGVAFMGIILFFSLQAQNIYGPDWWGLDSTDHCPLAKCPTAPGIVVEGCPAVH; from the exons atgaAAAGCTCCATGGGAGATGCAGATGCACTCCCTCAGTCGAGATTTCCTGAAAATACTCATTCCAGTATTGAAATAACAG TAGATGATGAGGAAGTGAATGATAATCCTATAGAGCAAGTGAGGCTGACGGTTCCCATCACAGATGACCCTTCACAACCAGTGTTAACCTTTCGAACATGGGTTCTTGGGCTAGCATCATGCGTGCTGCTTGCTTTTGTGAACCAATTCTTTGGATACCGTACAAATCAGCTAGGTGTTGGTTCAGTTTCTGCTCAAATTGTCACTCTCCCAATTGGAAAGTTCATGGCTGCAGTACTTCCCAACAAACAAATCAAAATTCCATTGACAAGATGGTCATTTTCCTTGAATCCAGGGCCTTTCAATTTGAAAGAACATGTTTTGATAACCATTTTAGCGAGCACTGGAGCTGCAGGTGTTTATGCAGTAAGCATTATTACTTCTGTCAAGGCTTTCTATAGGAGGCCTCTCCATCCACTTGCGGCTATGTTACTAGTACAAACAACTCAG TTGCTTGGGTATGGATGGGCTGGTATTTTCAGAAAATTTCTTGTGGATTCACCATACATGTGGTGGCCCGAAAACCTTGTCCAAGTCTCTCTATTCAG GGCGTTAcacgaaaaagaaaagagaagcaaGGGAGGACTCACTAGGCTGCAATTCTTTCTCATTGTTTTCATGTCAAGCTTTGCTTACTATGTCCTTCCAGGCTACTTGATGCCTTCCTTGTCTGCAATCTCCTTTGTTTGTTGGATATGGAAGGACTCAATCACTGCTCAACAGATCGGTTCAGGGTTAAATGGCCTTGGTATTGGCTCTTTTGGCCTTGACTGGTCGACTGTTGCTAGCTTTTTGGGTTCACCTCTTGCAGTGCCTTTCTTCGCAATTGCAAACACTTTGGCAGGCTATTTCTTGGTTATGTATATTTTAGTGCCCATTTTTTATTGGACTAATACATATGATGGTAAGAAATTTCCCATCTATTCCTCCCACACTTTTGACAGTGCTGGTCAGACGTACAACATAAGTCGAATTCTCAACCACAAAACTTTCGACATTGATATGGATGCTTATACCAATTACAGCAAGCTCCATCTCAGTGTTTTATTTGCCTTTGCATATGGACTTAGTTTTGCAGCACTCACGTCTACTATTACACATGTTGTCCTTTTTGAGGGAAA GAATATCTGGTTAATGTGGAAGAAGACTACCAGTGCTGTGAAAGATAAATATACTGATATTCATACTAGATTAATGAAGAAGAACTATGAAGAGGTCCCTCAATGGTGGTTTATTGCAATCCTGGTCGTCACTGTGGCTTTATCACTTCTGGCAGTAGAAGGTTTTAACAGACAATTACAACTTCCATGGTGGGGGCTTCTCCTTGCTTGTGGCATTGCACTTGTTTTCACCCTTCCCATTGGTATTGTTCAGGCCACAACAAACATG CAAATGGGGCTAAATGTGATCACAGAGTTTATTATCGGATATGCGTACCCTGGGAAGCCACTTGCTAATGTAACATTCAAGACCTATGGCTACATCAGCATGGCTCAAGCCCTCTATTTTGTGCAAGACTTCAAATTAGGCCACTATATGAAAATCCCTCCAAAATCCATGTTTCTTGTTCAG TTTGTTGGAACAATAGTTGCCTCGACTGTCTACTTTGGCACAGCATGGTGGCTCCTGACAACTGTTGAGAACATATGCATCCCAGAGTTGCTACCAGATGGAAGTCCATGGACATGCCCTGGGGACGATGTTTTCTACAATGCTTCTATCATTTGGGGAGTCATCGGCCCTCTCAGAATGTTTGGGAAGTTGGGTTTGTATTCAAACATGAGCTGGTTATTCCTAGTTGGTCTACTTGCCCCAGTTCCAGTATGGTTACTGTCGCTCAAATATCCGGAGAAGAAATGGATCAGGCTAATCCACATGCCAATTTTCTTGTCAGCCACAGCAGGGATGCCCCCAGCTAGAGCTGTGCACTACTTGACTTGGGGAGCTGTTGGAATCTTTTTCAACTTCTATGTTTATAGAAGGTACAAGGCATGGTGGGCTAGGCATAATTATATCTTATCAGCTGCTCTGAGTGCTGGTGTTGCTTTCATGGGAATAATCCTCTTCTTCAGTCTTCAAGCCCAGAATATCTATGGTCCTGACTGGTGGGGTCTGGATAGCACTGATCATTGTCCATTGGCAAAATGTCCTACTGCACCTGGGATTGTGGTGGAGGGATGCCCAGCTGTTCATTGA